One genomic window of Candidatus Acidiferrales bacterium includes the following:
- the dnaB gene encoding replicative DNA helicase gives MSTDFDQRRPAAIDTDSLVAGRIPPQDVEAEKAVLGAMLLDRHAISPAIELLQPDYFYSNANQKIFAAMLGLYSKNTEIDVITLREELRRVGDLENIGGSGYLNELVSSVVSSANIEAHSQIVAEKYMLRSLITSMSQNIQKCFDNREDAFGLIDEVERDIFRVSEARLKKAMVPLQQAIHKTMEVLERLHGSKGGVTGVATGYKDLDSMTGGLQKSDLIIIAARPSVGKTAFALSIARNAAVTYGVPTAVFSLEMSQQQLLIRLLSAEAKVNAHALRTGQLPEDKWAQISTRIHKLVPAPLFIDDTPALSILELRARGRRLKAEHNIGLIVVDYLQLMQGPAKAESREREISMISRNLKVLAKELDIPVVALSQLRRSVEERGDKRPILSDLRESGALEQDSDVVIFIHRPELYGLQQYPDGETTEGVAEVMISKQRNGPTGEIKLTFIKEFARFENYMPYQVGLANPSIETDEKVPF, from the coding sequence ATGTCAACAGATTTTGATCAGAGAAGACCGGCAGCAATAGACACCGACAGCCTCGTAGCGGGAAGGATTCCACCTCAGGATGTCGAAGCGGAAAAAGCCGTGCTCGGTGCGATGCTGCTGGACAGACATGCCATCTCTCCGGCGATCGAGCTTTTGCAACCGGATTATTTCTATTCGAATGCAAACCAGAAAATTTTCGCGGCGATGCTCGGACTCTATTCCAAGAACACCGAAATCGACGTCATTACCCTCCGGGAAGAACTTAGGCGCGTCGGCGACCTGGAGAACATCGGCGGCTCCGGCTACCTGAATGAACTCGTCTCTTCCGTCGTTTCATCCGCCAACATCGAAGCCCACTCGCAGATCGTCGCGGAAAAATATATGCTCCGCAGCCTGATAACCTCGATGTCGCAGAACATACAGAAATGTTTCGACAACCGCGAGGATGCGTTCGGGCTTATAGATGAAGTCGAAAGAGATATCTTCAGAGTCTCCGAGGCGCGGTTGAAGAAGGCGATGGTTCCGCTGCAGCAGGCGATCCACAAGACCATGGAAGTCCTCGAGCGGCTTCATGGCTCGAAGGGCGGCGTCACCGGAGTTGCGACAGGATATAAAGACCTCGACTCCATGACCGGCGGATTGCAGAAATCGGATTTGATCATCATCGCCGCGCGACCGAGCGTCGGGAAGACCGCATTTGCACTGTCGATCGCCCGAAATGCGGCCGTGACTTACGGCGTACCTACCGCCGTCTTCAGCCTTGAAATGTCGCAGCAGCAATTATTGATCAGGCTGCTTTCCGCGGAAGCTAAGGTAAATGCCCACGCGCTTCGAACCGGGCAATTGCCCGAAGACAAGTGGGCGCAGATCTCGACGCGGATCCACAAGCTCGTGCCCGCACCGCTTTTCATCGACGACACGCCGGCATTGTCGATCCTCGAGCTTCGCGCACGCGGACGGCGTCTCAAAGCCGAACATAATATCGGACTTATCGTGGTCGATTACCTGCAGCTGATGCAGGGACCGGCCAAGGCCGAAAGCCGCGAAAGAGAAATCTCCATGATATCGCGAAACCTGAAGGTGCTTGCCAAGGAGCTCGATATCCCGGTAGTCGCACTTTCGCAGCTCCGCCGCTCGGTGGAAGAACGCGGCGACAAGCGGCCGATACTTTCCGACTTGAGAGAGTCGGGCGCTCTCGAACAGGATTCCGACGTCGTGATCTTCATACACAGGCCGGAGCTTTACGGGCTGCAGCAATATCCCGACGGCGAGACGACCGAAGGCGTCGCAGAAGTTATGATCAGCAAGCAGAGAAACGGGCCGACGGGCGAGATAAAGCTTACATTCATAAAAGAGTTCGCACGCTTCGAGAATTATATGCCGTACCAGGTGGGGCTGGCAAATCCAAGCAT
- a CDS encoding GIY-YIG nuclease family protein — MDKRYYVYIMSNKTNTVLYTGMTNNLLRRVHEHREKLVKGFTARYHVTKLVYYEMTNDVRGAISREKQIKAGSRQKKIDLIVSMNPKWKDLHDGLVDK, encoded by the coding sequence ATGGATAAGCGGTACTATGTATATATCATGAGCAACAAGACAAACACAGTGTTATACACAGGCATGACCAATAATTTGCTAAGACGGGTTCATGAGCACAGAGAAAAACTTGTGAAAGGATTTACTGCAAGATACCATGTCACGAAACTCGTATATTATGAGATGACAAATGATGTTCGCGGGGCAATTTCACGTGAGAAACAAATCAAGGCCGGGTCAAGACAAAAGAAGATCGATCTTATTGTAAGCATGAATCCAAAATGGAAAGATTTGCATGATGGTCTTGTGGATAAGTAG